A stretch of Methanosphaerula palustris E1-9c DNA encodes these proteins:
- the uppS gene encoding polyprenyl diphosphate synthase has translation MKIRSLIDPIYERYLRLQCRNMPRHIAIIQDGNRRFARKIGVDTAVGHRAGADITEQMLEWAGDLGVQHITLYSFSTENFHRDASEVQELFDLFREKFLSMVKNERVHRRHIRVQMVGDRTLLPSDLLAAIEQAEASTAGYHDFFLNIAIAYGGRNEIVQAAKRILAEVKDGTLAPEAITPAMVENHLYEGNPLPPVDLIIRTGNEYRTSNFLPWLANGNECAVYFCAPYWPLFRKIDLLRAIRVYQQRNEPMGTA, from the coding sequence GTGAAGATCCGGTCACTGATCGACCCGATCTATGAACGGTATCTGAGACTGCAATGCCGGAACATGCCCCGGCATATCGCCATCATTCAGGATGGCAACCGCCGGTTTGCCCGAAAGATTGGGGTCGACACCGCGGTCGGTCACCGGGCCGGTGCCGATATCACCGAACAGATGCTCGAGTGGGCCGGTGACCTGGGGGTGCAGCACATCACCCTCTACTCCTTCTCAACCGAGAACTTTCACCGGGATGCCTCAGAGGTGCAGGAACTCTTCGACCTCTTCCGCGAGAAGTTCCTCTCGATGGTCAAGAACGAACGGGTCCACCGGCGGCATATAAGAGTGCAGATGGTCGGGGACCGGACCCTGCTGCCATCAGACCTGCTCGCTGCGATCGAGCAGGCCGAGGCCTCGACCGCCGGGTACCATGATTTCTTTCTGAACATTGCCATCGCCTATGGGGGGAGGAACGAGATCGTCCAGGCCGCAAAGCGGATCCTCGCCGAGGTGAAGGATGGCACGCTCGCCCCTGAGGCGATCACCCCGGCGATGGTGGAGAACCATCTCTATGAAGGGAACCCTCTCCCGCCGGTGGATCTGATCATCCGGACCGGCAACGAGTACCGGACCTCGAACTTTCTCCCCTGGCTGGCCAATGGAAATGAGTGTGCGGTCTACTTCTGCGCACCCTACTGGCCGCTCTTCCGAAAGATCGATCTCCTGCGGGCGATCCGGGTTTACCAGCAGCGGAACGAACCAATGGGTACGGCATGA
- a CDS encoding type IV pilin codes for MSGSNRGIPGPAGRHIEHDAGVSEIIGAVLLIALVVAGGTLVGVALFSQPLPTQVPKVNIVIGADQNGTVTLVHNGGEALNPGQYLVYLDQTPWPLNKSFVNNNTSTPADTTVWSVGNSLTLRGSDANLTDNVTVVYSGSSGNVTITSVNAVGTGEGGYGFFSSLFEYILGKHPEQYPEGIVPLPTQQVTHYPPVGPYNWSNIQPRIDYTDWAGQSEWMNTTAYIYTSGNSDSSYDTPPDVITSTVPGGMSAPNLFRFTDVNTINDELHNYGRVVMLDGVYVCNGPIRFDNSYKILMAQNPGTVYLPMNGPSYNDGYIKVSAPNVIISGLNLEGTGGVEIVSSYVSVQGVNVTSRNHGELSANHDPNEPPANKAPINGMFFVWADGQPLSNIEFFNCTARECNTHGWNMNQNWNNVPYSISNTLFVNCVASYCGYGSAGDTVNYINGSTSTVSAEHQSRSEWITGFDLHEWQDLIECHVYNCYADNNWESGFHFEPGARYGDNGEDIGPRTRSENVTLDNCTSIDNGRSTYSGAFFQSGYYLSRNTTLTNCTSVDNANAGFYVQGGINSQFVNCTDTGSKNTGFLVIKGSSDITIDNCISKDNPRFALWTAFTENLQVKNFQQLNVTGGTGFGTQTQSILGWYKDDSRYQLPVTDSYIQITADKNSPQIINQAGSGNTYDLRPS; via the coding sequence ATGTCGGGCAGTAACCGGGGCATCCCGGGGCCGGCCGGACGCCATATCGAGCACGACGCAGGGGTCTCCGAGATCATCGGAGCCGTGCTGCTGATCGCCCTCGTCGTCGCCGGCGGAACCCTGGTCGGGGTGGCACTCTTCTCGCAGCCGCTCCCGACCCAGGTGCCGAAGGTGAATATCGTCATCGGGGCAGACCAGAACGGGACGGTGACCCTGGTCCACAATGGCGGGGAAGCACTGAACCCCGGCCAGTACCTGGTTTACCTGGACCAGACACCCTGGCCTCTGAATAAGAGCTTCGTCAACAACAATACTAGTACCCCGGCGGACACCACGGTCTGGTCGGTGGGGAACTCGCTGACCCTCAGGGGGAGCGATGCGAACCTGACCGACAATGTCACGGTCGTGTACTCGGGCAGTTCAGGGAACGTCACGATCACCTCGGTGAACGCTGTCGGGACAGGGGAAGGAGGCTACGGGTTCTTCTCGTCACTCTTCGAGTACATCCTGGGGAAGCACCCGGAGCAGTACCCGGAGGGGATCGTGCCGCTCCCAACCCAGCAGGTGACCCATTACCCGCCGGTCGGACCATACAACTGGTCGAACATTCAGCCGCGTATCGATTACACCGACTGGGCCGGTCAGTCAGAATGGATGAACACCACTGCCTATATCTATACCTCAGGCAACTCCGACAGTAGTTATGATACCCCACCTGACGTTATCACAAGCACAGTCCCAGGTGGTATGAGTGCCCCAAATCTGTTTAGATTCACTGATGTGAACACGATCAATGATGAGTTGCACAATTATGGCAGGGTGGTGATGCTCGACGGTGTCTATGTCTGCAACGGGCCAATCCGTTTCGACAACAGTTACAAGATACTCATGGCTCAGAATCCAGGTACGGTCTATCTCCCCATGAATGGACCTTCTTACAACGATGGTTACATCAAGGTGAGTGCCCCGAATGTGATCATCAGCGGGCTCAACCTTGAGGGAACTGGAGGTGTTGAGATCGTTTCGAGTTATGTCAGTGTTCAGGGTGTGAATGTAACCAGTCGAAACCATGGTGAACTCTCCGCGAATCACGACCCGAACGAGCCGCCAGCGAACAAAGCTCCAATCAACGGGATGTTCTTTGTATGGGCTGACGGCCAGCCTCTTTCAAACATTGAATTTTTCAACTGTACAGCCCGCGAATGCAACACCCACGGCTGGAACATGAATCAGAACTGGAACAATGTGCCATATTCCATCAGCAATACGCTCTTTGTAAATTGCGTGGCCTCATACTGTGGATATGGATCAGCCGGGGACACGGTCAACTATATCAATGGTTCAACCAGTACCGTTTCAGCAGAACATCAATCCCGGTCCGAGTGGATCACCGGGTTCGACCTGCACGAATGGCAGGACCTGATCGAATGTCACGTATACAACTGTTATGCAGACAACAACTGGGAGTCGGGATTCCACTTCGAGCCCGGTGCCCGGTATGGTGATAACGGAGAGGATATCGGGCCACGGACCAGGTCAGAGAATGTCACACTGGACAACTGCACCAGTATCGACAACGGCCGGTCGACCTATAGCGGCGCTTTCTTCCAATCCGGTTACTACCTCTCGCGGAACACCACGCTGACCAACTGCACCTCGGTTGACAACGCCAACGCCGGGTTCTATGTCCAGGGCGGTATCAACTCCCAGTTCGTCAACTGCACGGACACCGGAAGCAAGAACACCGGCTTCCTCGTGATCAAGGGGTCAAGCGACATCACCATCGACAACTGCATCTCGAAGGACAATCCAAGGTTCGCCCTCTGGACCGCGTTCACCGAGAACCTGCAGGTGAAGAACTTCCAACAGCTCAATGTCACTGGAGGGACGGGTTTTGGAACCCAGACCCAGTCGATCCTCGGGTGGTACAAGGATGATTCGCGGTACCAACTGCCAGTGACCGACTCATATATCCAGATCACCGCGGATAAGAATTCCCCGCAGATCATCAACCAGGCCGGCAGTGGAAATACCTACGATCTCAGGCCCTCCTGA
- a CDS encoding radical SAM protein, which translates to MLSQGCVLCMEGAKMVLFVTGECGRSCWYCPLSAERKGTDQVYANERPVSSDDQVIAEAVMMSALGTGVTGGEPLLVLDRVVRYTSLLKEAFGPEHQIHLYTGVAPTESDLQAMQGLVDEIRLHPPQECWKEILSTPFLRSAVRAKELGFAIGVEVPALPGLENLAALLPYLDFMNINELEWGETNATGMRDRGFELEDDVHNAILGSGEWAAAICDDEKVHWCSSSFKDSVQLRERLKRIAVNTARDIDEVTPDGTIIYGVCEPNGDPNRVESCLEEGTYLWCEDHFEVIWWMLAELAPTIDGRCSIVERYPNRGMIVEVTPL; encoded by the coding sequence ATGCTGAGCCAGGGCTGTGTCCTCTGTATGGAAGGGGCGAAGATGGTCCTGTTTGTGACAGGTGAGTGTGGCCGGTCCTGCTGGTACTGTCCCCTCTCTGCAGAGCGGAAAGGGACGGACCAGGTCTATGCCAATGAGCGGCCGGTCAGCAGCGATGACCAGGTGATCGCCGAGGCAGTGATGATGAGCGCCCTCGGCACCGGGGTGACCGGCGGCGAACCGCTGCTGGTCCTCGACCGGGTGGTCAGGTATACCTCCCTCTTAAAGGAGGCTTTCGGCCCGGAGCACCAGATCCACCTGTACACAGGAGTTGCTCCGACCGAGTCGGACCTGCAGGCGATGCAGGGGCTCGTCGATGAAATAAGGCTTCATCCCCCGCAGGAGTGCTGGAAGGAGATCCTCTCCACCCCGTTTCTGCGATCGGCGGTCAGGGCGAAGGAACTCGGGTTTGCGATCGGTGTCGAGGTGCCGGCGCTGCCGGGTCTCGAGAACCTGGCGGCTCTGCTGCCGTACCTTGACTTCATGAACATCAATGAACTTGAATGGGGCGAGACCAACGCCACCGGGATGCGGGACCGCGGCTTCGAACTCGAGGACGATGTTCACAACGCGATCCTCGGGTCGGGGGAATGGGCTGCCGCCATCTGTGACGATGAGAAGGTCCACTGGTGTTCGTCGTCATTCAAGGACTCGGTGCAGCTGCGGGAACGGCTGAAACGGATCGCCGTCAACACGGCCAGGGATATCGACGAGGTGACGCCGGACGGCACCATCATCTATGGGGTCTGCGAGCCGAACGGTGACCCGAATCGGGTCGAATCCTGCCTGGAGGAAGGGACCTATCTCTGGTGCGAGGACCACTTCGAGGTGATCTGGTGGATGCTCGCCGAGCTGGCCCCGACCATCGACGGAAGGTGTTCGATCGTCGAGCGGTACCCCAACAGGGGCATGATCGTCGAGGTGACGCCGCTGTGA
- a CDS encoding zinc ribbon domain-containing protein — translation MMYCHNCGARIAGSEDKYCTTCGARLHASPATETPVAPPVSSQVSEPAVTARDGFSGGLRSRAEGTDEVRPAPVARPPVIAVDEHPLQPLSPPDRPVLPLDDLRTRQVSAEDLRPSSRSPQPRPLPVDEQRQRLTEEEARRNARHLEQARRSTPVKPDPPKPRLREAKGWVPWPETIPEQEKEKVQESPVERLNRMVPGALQQKDPEVAPEKIDREQPVIERHQDPAVERRPPVAPPISPVRATTLEPSPESVVPDDDPIIPWVTPLPISIPEPVKKVPLYEVPQRPPVPPRHPTRPRKGKYRGSSLFEGDGRGIKPSWILAIAGMIVLTLVIFTIFPVQNSADQQGNHLKINPLTGGIVNSTPSQTTTVSADSTDLQVTINYKGAWSGKIVSSGSIYREIPISGVGIKVIPVNQQTGTVSVQAQKKDDSRESLDVKISRGTAVLKEGSTVDPSGSLTVSASLS, via the coding sequence ATGATGTACTGCCATAACTGTGGTGCGCGGATCGCCGGCAGTGAGGACAAGTACTGTACGACCTGTGGGGCACGGCTGCATGCCTCCCCGGCAACCGAGACACCGGTAGCGCCTCCTGTCTCTTCCCAGGTCTCCGAGCCGGCGGTTACGGCCAGGGACGGGTTCTCTGGCGGTCTGCGTTCCCGGGCGGAAGGGACTGACGAGGTGAGGCCGGCTCCGGTGGCGAGACCGCCGGTGATCGCAGTGGATGAACACCCTCTCCAGCCGCTTTCGCCTCCCGACCGCCCGGTTCTCCCGCTCGACGACCTCCGGACACGTCAGGTTTCAGCAGAGGACCTCCGTCCTTCGTCCCGGTCTCCTCAGCCCAGACCCCTGCCCGTGGATGAGCAGCGGCAACGGCTCACTGAGGAGGAGGCACGGCGGAACGCCCGCCATCTCGAACAGGCCCGGCGAAGTACCCCGGTCAAACCCGATCCCCCGAAGCCACGCCTCCGCGAGGCGAAGGGCTGGGTCCCCTGGCCTGAAACAATTCCAGAACAGGAGAAGGAGAAAGTACAGGAGTCCCCGGTTGAGAGGCTGAACCGGATGGTTCCCGGTGCCCTCCAGCAGAAGGATCCTGAGGTCGCACCTGAAAAGATCGACAGGGAGCAGCCGGTGATCGAGCGTCATCAGGATCCCGCGGTTGAACGGCGCCCACCGGTCGCACCGCCGATTTCCCCGGTCAGAGCAACGACCTTGGAGCCTTCGCCGGAGTCGGTGGTGCCGGATGATGATCCGATCATCCCCTGGGTCACTCCCCTTCCGATCAGCATCCCTGAACCGGTGAAGAAGGTGCCCCTGTACGAGGTTCCACAGCGCCCGCCGGTTCCGCCCAGACACCCCACCCGCCCCAGAAAAGGAAAATACCGGGGTTCCAGCCTCTTTGAAGGGGACGGTCGGGGGATCAAACCCTCCTGGATCCTTGCTATCGCCGGGATGATCGTGCTGACCCTGGTGATCTTCACGATCTTTCCGGTGCAGAACTCTGCCGACCAGCAGGGGAATCACCTGAAGATCAATCCGCTGACCGGGGGCATCGTCAACTCCACGCCAAGCCAGACCACCACTGTCAGTGCTGACAGCACCGATCTGCAGGTCACGATCAACTACAAGGGGGCCTGGTCAGGAAAGATCGTATCGAGCGGTTCGATCTATCGTGAGATCCCGATCAGCGGCGTTGGAATCAAGGTGATCCCGGTGAACCAGCAGACCGGGACGGTGAGCGTTCAGGCCCAGAAGAAGGATGATTCGCGGGAGTCGCTGGATGTCAAGATCAGCCGGGGGACGGCCGTCCTTAAGGAGGGTTCGACCGTCGATCCCTCCGGCAGTCTGACCGTCTCTGCCTCGCTCAGTTGA
- a CDS encoding type IV pilin, with protein MKTNKDRRGSSGEERQRWHEWGVSEVIGVVLLLSLVVVGGTVVGTQLLSQPAPKEIPNVNFLANYNPGNLTLYHTGGDTLPNGDYKFVVQYLDGTKSQTFNATKDWSSGSPLTFPAVSQPAKVTLVYTGNGAGETALRSVVMGDQGSDVGEPSSGSNSTDNPPSASTHYTITPIFDSLKGSITCNGTSLVNNSPFDLTAGETPTLTFTNIAGFKFDKAIISGDKGASTTVTTSPYRFTTGVDQNYTVTVTFAEIAPPAPAHYTITPIFDSLKGSITCNGTSLVNNSPFDLTAGETPTLTFTNIAGFKFDKAIISGDKGASTTVTTSPYTFSTGVDQNYTVTVTFAEIAPPAPAHYTITPIFDSLKGSITCNGTSLVNNSPFDLTAGETPTLTFTNIAGFKFDKAIITGDKGASTTVTTSPYTFTTGVDQNYTVTVTFAEIAPPAPAHYTITPIFDSLKGSITCNGTSLVNNSPFDLTAGETPTLTFTNIAGFKFDKAIISGDKGASTTVTTSPYTFSTGVDQNYTATVTFTANVYTVNVTSGLNGSVRANDQTVAAGTSGTVNVGYNGEVNFTYLPTTGHHIDTVTYTAEDGSQKQLPIVDNTTSTLPGITSNCTVVATFTVDRFAITVTPPVHGSITPNSTQMVDYNDTPTFTFTPEAGYHLGTVTVDGTSVTPAGNTYTFPPVTGPHTLAATFVVDTFTINASAGDHGTINPNGAVPANYGESKDFTITANTGYHINSVTVDSTPQTIPAGNTSYLYTFTNIQASHTINASFAINTYTINATAGDHGTITPNGTQTANYGDSRTFTITPATGYTIADVTVDGVSQGAVTTYALTNIQGDHTITATFTQVIYTITANTGPLGTITPSGSLGYAYHAIPSFTVSAIPGYHIVNIIVDGAMQGPAPNYTFAPLEANHTITADFAKNVYTITATAGSGGSITPAGITSVNYGDNQVYTIAAGSGNTIDDVVVDGISIGQASSFNFTQVNGNHTIQAYFDINGVGPYSIAGYIWNDQNNNGVWDSGEPPLAGWTVQAQGKGTAQDWHVVNQTVSDSTGYYIISNLPKDHYHVVEVQQSGWNQTYPISPKYYDVENLNQGRADKHQQVTGDNFGNHMTATAGNQILLNNPMNIGVLKDGTYIRFTGTTWREWPQPAHTDDWIEMDSSATLASGLDIVSGNKFRIPWQTQVTIMMDGDQANGQIYISNTQISTYQFDHVKVYFNGNLVATGKITGIWVNGYTNWQSTLTYVMSSYNSGAQFVVNGTNIINPPWWPYQDWGVNVYAIAPQSAPYSNVLNFNYQNGRTYLVCSGTYDLFTA; from the coding sequence ATGAAAACCAATAAGGATCGCCGGGGTTCATCCGGTGAAGAACGGCAGCGATGGCACGAGTGGGGTGTCTCTGAGGTGATCGGTGTCGTCCTCCTCCTCTCCCTCGTGGTCGTCGGCGGCACCGTCGTCGGGACACAGCTCCTCTCTCAGCCAGCGCCCAAGGAGATCCCGAATGTGAACTTCCTGGCGAATTACAACCCGGGAAACCTGACCCTGTATCATACCGGAGGGGATACCCTCCCCAACGGGGATTACAAGTTTGTCGTGCAGTACCTGGACGGTACAAAATCTCAAACATTCAACGCCACTAAAGACTGGTCGTCCGGCAGTCCACTCACCTTCCCGGCCGTATCACAGCCAGCCAAGGTGACCCTGGTCTACACCGGCAACGGAGCCGGCGAGACGGCACTCCGGTCGGTCGTCATGGGAGACCAGGGCAGCGATGTCGGGGAGCCTTCTTCGGGTTCAAACTCAACAGATAACCCACCGTCAGCATCGACACATTACACCATCACCCCGATATTCGATTCACTGAAGGGAAGTATCACCTGCAACGGCACTTCGTTAGTGAACAATAGTCCATTCGACCTTACCGCAGGAGAAACGCCAACGCTCACATTCACAAACATTGCAGGGTTCAAATTCGACAAGGCAATCATCAGCGGGGACAAAGGCGCATCCACCACAGTGACAACGAGCCCATACAGATTCACCACGGGTGTAGACCAGAACTACACTGTCACGGTAACATTCGCAGAGATAGCACCACCTGCGCCAGCACATTACACCATCACCCCGATATTCGATTCACTGAAGGGAAGTATCACCTGCAATGGCACTTCGTTAGTGAACAATAGTCCATTCGATCTTACCGCAGGAGAAACGCCAACGCTCACATTCACAAACATCGCAGGGTTCAAATTCGACAAGGCAATCATCAGCGGGGACAAAGGCGCATCCACTACAGTGACAACGAGCCCATACACATTCTCCACGGGTGTAGACCAGAACTACACTGTCACGGTAACATTCGCAGAGATAGCACCACCTGCGCCAGCACATTACACCATCACCCCGATATTCGATTCACTGAAGGGAAGTATCACCTGCAATGGCACTTCGTTAGTGAACAATAGTCCATTCGACCTTACCGCAGGAGAAACGCCAACGCTCACATTCACAAACATCGCAGGGTTCAAATTCGACAAGGCAATCATCACCGGGGATAAAGGCGCATCCACTACAGTGACAACGAGCCCATACACATTCACCACAGGTGTAGACCAGAACTACACTGTCACGGTAACATTCGCAGAGATAGCACCACCTGCGCCAGCACATTACACCATCACCCCGATATTCGATTCACTGAAGGGAAGTATCACCTGCAATGGCACTTCGTTAGTGAACAATAGTCCATTCGATCTTACCGCAGGAGAAACGCCAACGCTCACATTCACAAACATCGCAGGGTTCAAATTCGACAAGGCAATCATCAGCGGGGACAAAGGCGCATCCACTACAGTGACAACGAGCCCATACACATTCTCCACGGGTGTAGACCAGAACTACACTGCCACGGTAACATTCACAGCCAATGTCTACACGGTGAACGTCACCTCCGGCCTGAACGGCTCGGTCCGGGCGAACGACCAGACGGTCGCGGCCGGCACTTCCGGAACGGTCAACGTCGGTTACAACGGAGAGGTGAACTTCACCTACCTGCCAACCACCGGCCATCACATCGACACCGTGACCTACACCGCCGAGGACGGCAGCCAGAAGCAGCTGCCGATCGTCGACAACACCACCTCCACACTCCCGGGTATCACGAGCAACTGCACGGTCGTCGCGACCTTCACAGTCGACCGGTTCGCCATCACCGTCACCCCACCAGTCCACGGCAGCATCACTCCGAACAGCACGCAGATGGTCGACTACAACGACACGCCAACCTTCACCTTCACCCCTGAGGCGGGATACCACCTCGGCACGGTGACGGTCGACGGCACATCGGTCACCCCGGCCGGGAACACCTACACGTTCCCGCCAGTCACCGGGCCGCACACCCTGGCTGCGACGTTTGTGGTCGACACGTTCACCATCAACGCATCGGCAGGGGACCATGGGACGATCAACCCGAACGGCGCAGTTCCGGCCAATTACGGTGAATCGAAGGACTTCACCATCACCGCGAACACCGGATACCATATCAACAGTGTGACCGTCGACAGCACGCCCCAGACCATTCCGGCAGGCAACACCTCGTACCTCTACACCTTCACCAACATCCAGGCGAGTCACACCATCAACGCCAGTTTCGCGATCAACACCTACACGATCAACGCGACCGCAGGGGATCATGGAACGATCACGCCGAACGGCACGCAGACGGCCAACTACGGAGATTCCAGAACCTTCACTATCACGCCGGCGACCGGGTATACGATCGCTGATGTGACGGTCGACGGGGTCTCACAGGGAGCGGTTACGACCTACGCACTCACCAACATCCAGGGCGATCACACCATCACGGCCACCTTCACGCAGGTCATATACACGATCACCGCGAACACCGGACCGCTCGGGACGATCACCCCGTCCGGGTCACTGGGGTATGCCTACCATGCGATCCCGTCGTTCACCGTAAGCGCCATCCCTGGCTACCATATCGTCAACATCATCGTCGACGGAGCGATGCAGGGGCCGGCCCCGAACTATACGTTCGCCCCGCTCGAAGCGAACCACACCATCACGGCTGACTTCGCAAAGAATGTCTACACGATCACCGCAACGGCCGGCAGCGGTGGCAGCATAACACCAGCCGGGATCACCTCGGTGAACTACGGAGACAATCAGGTCTACACGATCGCGGCCGGCAGCGGCAACACCATCGATGATGTGGTCGTCGACGGCATCTCGATCGGCCAGGCCAGTTCATTCAACTTCACGCAGGTGAACGGGAACCACACGATCCAGGCCTACTTCGACATCAACGGGGTCGGACCCTACTCGATCGCCGGGTATATCTGGAACGACCAGAACAATAACGGAGTCTGGGACAGTGGCGAACCGCCACTGGCCGGCTGGACCGTTCAGGCCCAGGGCAAGGGGACGGCCCAGGACTGGCACGTGGTGAACCAGACGGTCTCCGACAGCACCGGTTACTATATCATCAGCAATCTCCCCAAGGACCACTACCACGTGGTCGAGGTGCAACAATCCGGCTGGAACCAGACCTACCCGATCAGTCCGAAATACTACGATGTCGAGAACCTGAACCAGGGACGGGCGGACAAACACCAGCAGGTGACCGGGGACAACTTCGGAAACCACATGACCGCCACCGCAGGAAACCAGATCCTGTTGAACAACCCGATGAACATCGGGGTGCTGAAGGACGGGACCTACATCCGGTTCACTGGAACCACCTGGCGCGAATGGCCACAGCCCGCCCATACCGATGACTGGATTGAAATGGATTCCTCAGCCACCCTCGCATCCGGACTGGATATCGTTAGTGGAAATAAGTTCAGGATCCCCTGGCAGACTCAGGTTACGATCATGATGGACGGGGATCAGGCAAACGGGCAGATCTACATCTCCAACACTCAGATCAGCACCTACCAGTTCGACCATGTCAAGGTGTACTTCAACGGGAACCTGGTCGCCACAGGTAAGATCACGGGTATCTGGGTGAATGGATATACCAACTGGCAGTCCACGCTCACCTACGTGATGAGTTCCTACAACTCGGGGGCCCAGTTCGTGGTGAACGGGACGAATATCATCAACCCGCCCTGGTGGCCATACCAGGACTGGGGTGTCAATGTGTATGCGATTGCTCCACAGAGTGCCCCCTATAGCAACGTGCTGAACTTCAACTACCAGAATGGGAGAACCTACCTGGTCTGCAGTGGAACCTATGATCTGTTCACTGCCTGA
- a CDS encoding right-handed parallel beta-helix repeat-containing protein, producing the protein MAKAFLVAVAVMALLAVLAGIGLMALTPAPATPSLNLTAGYDASSIHLYHSGGASLSNSSFLVLVDGVDETKNVTYSPPLQNGIFAPGSMMIIPATSPVQGVSLVTADSHRTIIQSVYAEDFVLTTAGAPWSMAFPTQSNAQVQGVQAPAHSYTWPASPTPSPGFDTVTPGMVTVAAANSADPSKAQFRCTGTDDQVVINRALATGASVQLMDGTFHCSGRIVIPTHTTLAGAGTFQTIIEVKNSTDGYQPIEVSAPYVTLRGFSTAAQGFIMISASHVRVQDVYATSLGTDGVRYRSAGNGMFFVWADHQDLSDIEFYNCTAYDCTTHGFNMNQDFTDRVPHAIQNTRFVFCYAALCGYGEAGNSRSEWTTGFDLQEMNDLVDCQVLNCIADNNWESGFHFEPGERVDDSGKEIGPATRTVGVVLQNCLSENNGYRNTNPAHYFMAGYYVHKNTVLTNCRAVHNRNAGYFVQSGSNLTFDRCQDEQSTYGWLVIKSSSGITLSNCTADHPRIWSLWASSTDDLTLNGFTQVSPGGARGTLAMLGWYRDEETYQKPVTHSTFEITTTGGGSLSPITKEGDGNRYTLTP; encoded by the coding sequence ATGGCAAAGGCATTCCTCGTCGCCGTGGCCGTGATGGCGCTGCTGGCTGTCCTGGCCGGCATCGGCCTCATGGCCCTGACACCTGCTCCTGCCACGCCGTCGTTGAACCTGACAGCCGGGTATGACGCCAGTTCGATCCACCTCTACCACAGCGGAGGGGCGTCCCTCTCGAACAGTTCGTTCCTGGTGCTCGTCGATGGGGTCGACGAGACGAAGAATGTCACCTACTCCCCGCCGTTACAGAACGGGATCTTCGCACCGGGGTCGATGATGATCATCCCCGCCACTTCGCCGGTGCAGGGGGTCTCGCTGGTGACCGCCGACTCGCACAGGACGATCATCCAGTCGGTCTACGCCGAGGACTTCGTGCTGACCACCGCCGGCGCCCCCTGGTCGATGGCGTTCCCCACCCAATCGAACGCTCAGGTACAGGGGGTGCAGGCGCCAGCGCACAGTTATACCTGGCCGGCCTCACCCACCCCGTCGCCCGGGTTCGATACCGTCACCCCGGGGATGGTGACGGTGGCGGCCGCGAACTCGGCCGATCCCTCGAAAGCCCAGTTCCGATGCACCGGCACCGACGACCAGGTGGTGATCAACCGGGCACTGGCTACCGGTGCCTCGGTGCAGTTGATGGACGGAACCTTCCACTGTTCAGGACGGATCGTCATCCCGACCCATACGACCCTGGCCGGGGCCGGGACCTTCCAGACGATCATCGAGGTGAAGAACAGCACCGACGGTTACCAGCCGATCGAAGTATCGGCACCGTATGTGACCCTCCGCGGATTCAGCACGGCAGCGCAGGGGTTCATCATGATCTCGGCCAGCCATGTCCGGGTGCAGGACGTCTACGCGACCTCCCTCGGCACCGACGGGGTCCGGTACCGGTCGGCAGGGAACGGGATGTTCTTCGTCTGGGCCGATCATCAGGACCTCTCGGATATCGAATTCTACAACTGCACGGCCTACGACTGCACCACCCACGGGTTCAACATGAACCAGGACTTCACCGACCGGGTGCCGCACGCGATCCAGAACACCCGGTTCGTCTTCTGCTATGCGGCCCTCTGCGGCTATGGCGAGGCCGGCAACTCCCGGTCTGAGTGGACCACTGGTTTCGACCTGCAGGAGATGAACGATCTGGTCGACTGCCAGGTGCTCAACTGCATCGCCGACAACAACTGGGAGTCGGGATTCCACTTCGAGCCCGGCGAACGGGTCGACGACAGCGGCAAGGAGATCGGGCCGGCGACCAGGACCGTCGGGGTCGTTCTCCAGAACTGTCTTTCAGAGAACAACGGCTACCGGAACACCAACCCGGCCCATTATTTCATGGCCGGGTATTACGTGCACAAGAATACGGTGCTGACCAACTGCCGGGCGGTTCACAACCGGAACGCCGGCTACTTTGTGCAGAGTGGTTCGAACCTGACCTTCGATCGATGTCAGGACGAGCAGTCCACGTACGGCTGGCTGGTGATCAAGTCGTCGTCAGGGATCACGCTCTCGAACTGCACTGCCGACCACCCGAGGATCTGGTCGCTCTGGGCTTCGTCGACGGACGACCTGACCCTCAACGGGTTCACGCAGGTCTCACCGGGTGGAGCCCGGGGGACGCTCGCGATGCTCGGGTGGTACCGGGACGAGGAGACATACCAGAAGCCGGTGACCCACTCGACCTTTGAGATCACCACCACGGGCGGAGGATCCCTCTCGCCGATCACAAAGGAAGGGGATGGAAACCGGTATACGTTAACCCCCTGA